One genomic segment of Candidatus Marsarchaeota archaeon includes these proteins:
- a CDS encoding 30S ribosomal protein S8e, producing the protein MSLSSRQVHASSHTKSRGNGKYKTKFRDRRRSESGNYFSATKLAEGNESIAVRHRGGSVSVRLKKAGEANLLTKDGYKKVKIKGVLESKDNRNFARQNILTKGTIINTELGKAVVINRPGRDGAVTARLIE; encoded by the coding sequence ATGAGCTTATCTAGCAGACAGGTGCATGCGTCGTCGCACACCAAGAGCAGGGGCAATGGCAAGTACAAGACGAAGTTCAGGGACAGGAGGCGGAGCGAGAGCGGCAACTACTTCTCCGCAACGAAACTGGCCGAGGGCAACGAGTCGATCGCCGTGAGGCACCGCGGAGGCTCGGTCAGCGTCAGGCTGAAGAAGGCCGGAGAGGCGAACCTGCTGACAAAGGACGGCTACAAGAAGGTCAAGATAAAGGGCGTCCTCGAATCGAAGGACAACCGCAACTTCGCCAGGCAGAACATACTGACCAAGGGCACGATAATCAACACCGAGCTCGGCAAGGCGGTAGTGATAAACAGGCCCGGCAGGGACGGCGCTGTCACGGCAAGGCTAATAGAGTGA
- a CDS encoding NUDIX domain-containing protein, translating into MDAVKPANASVPAIRLRSYEKSHSCGIILVAKNDGVWYVAEMLQNDKTFGRPDGYVPAVDIGAKGEMLPGETERQTAMRELFEETGLQGFEPVGDFKATEGPYLMSRWDNGRPTDKVEKTITYYLSIVPYYVLEEIRLSREHIAYSVNPLSMVIGKLNVTSPKRAEILAEVREYLLTRDIKESKERRSLDDVLANYRLIFGPEP; encoded by the coding sequence ATGGATGCGGTAAAGCCTGCCAATGCATCGGTGCCTGCCATCAGGCTTCGCAGCTACGAGAAAAGCCATTCCTGCGGCATAATACTTGTGGCAAAAAACGATGGTGTTTGGTACGTTGCTGAGATGCTCCAGAACGACAAAACCTTCGGCAGGCCTGACGGATACGTGCCTGCGGTTGACATAGGTGCAAAGGGAGAGATGCTCCCCGGCGAAACAGAGCGCCAGACCGCAATGCGCGAACTGTTCGAAGAAACTGGCCTGCAGGGATTCGAGCCGGTCGGTGACTTCAAGGCCACAGAGGGCCCATATTTGATGAGCCGCTGGGATAACGGGCGCCCGACGGATAAAGTTGAGAAAACCATCACGTACTATCTCAGCATAGTGCCATATTACGTCCTGGAGGAAATACGTCTTTCTAGGGAGCACATAGCATATTCGGTCAACCCTCTGTCGATGGTAATTGGGAAGCTCAATGTAACGTCCCCAAAAAGGGCCGAGATCTTGGCTGAGGTGCGCGAATACCTGCTGACACGCGACATCAAAGAAAGCAAAGAGCGGCGCAGTCTCGACGACGTACTTGCGAACTACAGGCTCATCTTCGGGCCTGAACCCTGA
- a CDS encoding lysostaphin resistance A-like protein has translation MAYGRRKRNIGAHAHSSRAGYSFEASHPNIRYIFYLSLAVCILLGFIVFGALYAAGLVNLATAEAGSSMALSLFFLLVVFSYLLWRGRTLRQIISSLGLSRSALTARNIGIGVALFAAILVVELAIGAFSVVTGISLPTNTAQIFSGLPAYFLAFALIVAPLDEEILFRGFMVPRIGIVLSALLFGLLHLLSYLSISEFIAALAFGLLAGYVFRRTGSLYPSIAAHMLVNALGILALIASMAL, from the coding sequence TTGGCGTACGGGAGGCGCAAGCGGAACATCGGCGCGCATGCGCACTCAAGCCGCGCGGGTTATTCTTTTGAGGCAAGCCATCCCAACATAAGGTACATATTCTATTTGTCGCTGGCAGTATGCATTCTGCTCGGTTTCATAGTGTTCGGCGCGCTGTATGCCGCGGGGCTGGTGAACCTTGCAACGGCCGAGGCCGGTTCATCGATGGCGCTCTCGCTGTTCTTCCTGCTTGTCGTTTTCTCATACCTGCTCTGGAGGGGCCGCACGCTCAGGCAGATAATATCATCGCTGGGGCTCTCGCGCTCTGCGCTGACCGCCAGGAACATAGGCATAGGCGTTGCGTTGTTCGCAGCAATACTCGTCGTCGAGCTCGCTATCGGGGCGTTTTCTGTCGTTACGGGCATAAGCCTGCCTACCAACACGGCGCAGATATTCTCCGGCCTGCCCGCATATTTCCTCGCGTTCGCATTGATAGTGGCGCCGCTGGACGAGGAGATTCTGTTCAGGGGGTTCATGGTTCCGCGCATAGGCATAGTGCTCAGTGCCCTGCTCTTCGGCCTGCTGCACCTGCTCAGCTACCTCTCCATATCGGAGTTTATAGCCGCGCTGGCCTTCGGCCTGCTAGCCGGCTACGTCTTCAGGCGCACGGGCTCTCTCTATCCCAGCATAGCGGCGCACATGCTGGTCAACGCTCTAGGCATATTGGCGCTGATCGCCTCAATGGCGTTGTAG
- the ftsZ gene encoding cell division protein FtsZ, with the protein MSDLVNELLGGNVNNTSSEELGSAQIKIVTVGIGGGGGNTVNRLIKTGVKGTEFVAINTDFQHFKILDDRIKKILVGKNITRGLGAGGDPLIGKKCAEVDRPLIEKAFEGAQLVFLCAGEGGGTGTGIIPVAAQIAKEQGAIVVAMVTYPFDLERLRKVKAEEGIQELRKYADSVIILDNNRLVKLVPNLPMSDAFAMADEVLAKAIGGLVWTITQPSLINIDFADVRSIMGSGQVGFIAVGMGKGTDKVNIASESVLKNKLLDVDFENAKGALIHISGGGSLTIGDAIKAGEIITDRMDPKANIKWGARLIPGYDDMIEIVAIVTGVKGSSIVGKFEEKPKNPYSDLEIIG; encoded by the coding sequence ATGAGCGACCTTGTAAACGAACTGCTAGGCGGAAATGTAAACAACACCAGTTCTGAGGAGCTGGGATCGGCGCAGATAAAGATTGTGACGGTGGGGATAGGCGGGGGCGGAGGCAACACCGTAAACCGGCTCATCAAGACGGGCGTGAAAGGCACGGAGTTCGTTGCGATCAACACTGATTTTCAGCATTTCAAGATTCTTGACGACCGCATAAAGAAAATCCTGGTCGGCAAGAACATAACGCGCGGCCTGGGCGCAGGCGGCGACCCGCTCATAGGCAAGAAGTGCGCAGAAGTAGACAGGCCGCTCATCGAGAAAGCCTTTGAGGGTGCGCAGCTCGTGTTCCTGTGCGCAGGAGAGGGCGGAGGCACGGGCACCGGCATAATACCAGTGGCAGCTCAGATCGCGAAGGAGCAGGGCGCCATAGTCGTGGCAATGGTCACATACCCGTTCGACCTCGAGAGGCTCAGGAAGGTCAAGGCCGAGGAAGGCATACAGGAGCTCAGGAAGTACGCGGACAGCGTCATAATCCTGGACAACAACAGGCTCGTGAAGCTGGTGCCAAACCTTCCCATGTCTGATGCTTTCGCAATGGCCGACGAGGTATTGGCCAAGGCAATCGGCGGACTGGTATGGACGATAACGCAGCCAAGCCTGATAAACATAGACTTTGCCGACGTTCGCTCGATAATGGGCTCTGGCCAGGTGGGCTTCATAGCAGTGGGCATGGGCAAGGGCACGGACAAGGTCAACATAGCGAGCGAGAGCGTGCTGAAGAACAAGCTGCTCGACGTCGACTTCGAGAACGCGAAAGGTGCTCTCATACACATAAGCGGCGGCGGTTCGCTGACAATAGGCGACGCGATAAAGGCCGGCGAGATAATAACAGACCGCATGGACCCGAAGGCGAACATCAAGTGGGGCGCAAGGCTCATACCTGGCTACGACGACATGATAGAGATCGTGGCCATAGTGACGGGCGTCAAGGGTTCGAGCATAGTCGGCAAGTTTGAGGAGAAGCCTAAGAACCCGTACAGCGATCTGGAGATAATAGGCTGA
- a CDS encoding 30S ribosomal protein S27ae has product MAEKKEQKKSFKAYKPGKLCPKCNVRMAEHSDRYSCGRCGYTEFKPQKKAGA; this is encoded by the coding sequence ATGGCGGAGAAGAAAGAGCAGAAGAAGAGCTTCAAGGCCTACAAGCCCGGGAAGCTGTGCCCGAAGTGCAACGTCCGCATGGCGGAGCATTCGGACCGATATTCGTGCGGAAGGTGCGGCTATACTGAATTCAAGCCGCAGAAGAAAGCAGGTGCCTGA
- the eif5A gene encoding translation initiation factor IF-5A — translation MADEEILRTPMKEIRVNRYIVIDGIPCKVVDIEISSPGKHGSAKMRVTAIGIFDGQKKTLLKPSHDDADVPVIKKKRAQVVSVNGMSAQLMDPETYEVYDLPIPQELAGSVTAGNEVEIIEAMGRRAISRPVNAGE, via the coding sequence ATGGCTGACGAAGAGATATTGCGAACCCCGATGAAGGAAATCAGGGTGAACCGCTATATAGTTATAGACGGGATACCGTGCAAGGTAGTCGACATAGAGATAAGCTCTCCCGGCAAGCACGGGTCGGCCAAGATGCGCGTAACTGCCATAGGCATATTTGACGGCCAGAAGAAGACGCTGCTCAAGCCAAGCCATGACGATGCGGACGTGCCTGTCATAAAGAAGAAGCGCGCGCAGGTGGTTTCCGTTAACGGTATGAGCGCGCAGCTCATGGATCCCGAAACATACGAGGTCTACGACCTGCCTATACCGCAGGAATTGGCAGGCAGCGTGACTGCTGGCAACGAGGTCGAGATAATAGAGGCGATGGGCAGGCGCGCGATATCCAGACCTGTCAATGCGGGCGAGTGA
- a CDS encoding tRNA-binding protein codes for MVSIQEFSNLDIRVGRIVDVQDHEKARKPIYKMRVDLGELGTRDIAAGIKDVYTKEELIGRLVVVVTNLDPKEIAGFVSQGMLLAAEDNGSISLLKPDRELAVGAKVH; via the coding sequence TTGGTTTCGATACAGGAATTCTCCAACCTTGACATCAGGGTAGGCAGGATAGTTGACGTGCAGGACCACGAAAAGGCAAGGAAGCCCATATACAAGATGAGGGTCGACCTTGGCGAGCTCGGCACCAGAGACATAGCTGCAGGGATAAAGGATGTTTACACCAAGGAGGAGCTCATCGGCAGGCTCGTAGTAGTGGTGACGAACCTCGACCCGAAGGAAATCGCGGGCTTCGTGTCGCAGGGCATGCTGCTCGCCGCAGAAGACAACGGCAGCATATCCCTGCTCAAGCCCGACAGGGAACTGGCGGTAGGGGCCAAGGTGCACTGA
- the argF gene encoding ornithine carbamoyltransferase, which yields MNLISSVDLSRDQIEKIFEIADNLSEGHEEAALKEGSLLALFFQKPSTRTRVSFEAAISQLGGTGIYIDAATSQFSRGETPSDTARILSSYCDFIAARLDSHSDMTAFADGSSVPVINALTDKEHPTQALADMYTVRAHKKDLREAKIAFLGDIAANTANSLMVTAAKLGAEIELIGPKGYNPESAYFNKAREYGNIRVYDSLEEGLDGANFIYADTFVSMGQEKNADARRKLFAPYQLNAKALALAAPDALAMHCLPAHRNEEITSDVLDGPRSIVWEQAKNKLLIAKAVLIFLSL from the coding sequence ATGAACCTCATAAGCTCTGTCGACCTGTCAAGGGACCAGATAGAGAAGATCTTCGAGATCGCCGACAACCTGAGCGAGGGGCATGAGGAGGCTGCGCTCAAAGAGGGCTCACTGCTCGCGCTGTTCTTCCAGAAACCGTCGACGCGCACGCGCGTCTCGTTCGAGGCGGCCATATCCCAGCTCGGCGGCACGGGCATATACATAGATGCTGCAACATCGCAGTTCAGCCGCGGCGAAACGCCTTCTGACACAGCGCGCATACTCAGCAGCTATTGCGACTTCATAGCTGCCAGGCTCGACAGCCATTCCGACATGACTGCATTCGCAGATGGCTCTTCTGTGCCCGTGATAAACGCGCTCACAGACAAGGAGCACCCCACGCAGGCGCTGGCCGACATGTACACTGTGCGCGCCCACAAGAAGGACCTGCGCGAAGCCAAGATCGCATTCCTGGGCGACATAGCTGCAAACACTGCCAATTCGCTGATGGTCACGGCGGCAAAGCTCGGCGCTGAGATAGAGCTTATCGGCCCCAAGGGCTACAATCCAGAAAGCGCGTACTTCAACAAGGCCCGCGAGTACGGCAACATACGCGTGTATGATTCATTGGAAGAGGGCCTGGACGGCGCGAACTTCATCTACGCAGACACCTTCGTGAGCATGGGCCAGGAGAAGAATGCTGATGCGCGCAGGAAGCTCTTCGCGCCCTACCAGCTCAACGCCAAGGCGCTTGCCCTTGCGGCTCCCGACGCGCTGGCCATGCACTGCCTGCCGGCGCACCGCAACGAGGAGATAACGAGCGACGTGCTCGACGGTCCACGCAGCATAGTCTGGGAGCAGGCGAAGAACAAGCTGCTCATAGCCAAGGCCGTGCTGATATTCCTGTCGCTTTGA
- a CDS encoding presenilin family intramembrane aspartyl protease — protein sequence MGVRVIEGRQLLQILVMFMIVQFAGLFLAALLFNGATYQQVASVQVVSGPSTALFFIAYIIAITVLMILLMKFYIGVYRLFEGFVIFVASAIVFSVLLSELTGAAVTILSSTVPVAFIAGGALGIALVIAKNMRPWLRNATAILASIGVGVALGAGFGFVVALVLMALLAVYDFVAVFITKHMITLADAVQKQNLAFMVDVHEVEAVPKSSLSAAELSQYNRELVEFKKAGGHITKIHQKGLKGMVPMVASVGLGTGDLAVPLMVAIAAYKVFLSFTLSMFVIFGAVLGLALTMYILRRYRRALPAIPPLLFGIGIGIALYALIYGAL from the coding sequence TTGGGTGTCAGGGTAATAGAGGGCAGGCAGCTTCTTCAGATACTCGTAATGTTCATGATCGTACAGTTTGCAGGGCTGTTCCTCGCGGCGCTGCTCTTCAACGGCGCAACGTACCAGCAGGTGGCGAGCGTGCAGGTGGTGTCAGGGCCCAGCACAGCGCTCTTCTTCATAGCGTACATAATAGCGATCACGGTGCTCATGATACTGCTCATGAAGTTCTACATAGGAGTGTATAGGCTCTTCGAGGGCTTTGTAATATTCGTGGCCTCGGCAATAGTGTTCTCGGTGCTGCTGTCTGAGCTCACGGGCGCCGCAGTAACAATACTCAGCAGCACAGTGCCCGTCGCATTCATAGCAGGAGGCGCGCTCGGCATAGCATTGGTCATAGCGAAGAACATGAGGCCTTGGCTCAGGAACGCCACCGCCATATTAGCAAGCATAGGCGTTGGCGTGGCGCTTGGCGCTGGCTTCGGCTTCGTGGTGGCGTTGGTGCTCATGGCGCTTCTCGCCGTATATGACTTCGTTGCCGTGTTCATCACGAAGCACATGATAACGCTGGCTGACGCTGTGCAGAAGCAGAACCTCGCCTTCATGGTGGATGTGCACGAGGTCGAGGCCGTGCCGAAGAGCAGCCTGAGCGCTGCCGAGCTAAGCCAGTACAACAGGGAGCTTGTCGAATTCAAGAAGGCCGGCGGGCACATCACTAAGATACACCAGAAGGGGCTGAAGGGCATGGTGCCCATGGTGGCTAGCGTCGGCCTTGGAACAGGCGACCTTGCCGTGCCGCTCATGGTTGCAATAGCAGCCTACAAGGTGTTCCTGAGCTTCACGCTGAGCATGTTCGTGATATTCGGCGCGGTGCTGGGGCTTGCGCTGACCATGTACATACTGCGCAGGTACAGGCGCGCCCTGCCTGCCATACCTCCCCTGCTTTTCGGCATAGGCATAGGGATAGCGCTGTACGCGCTGATATATGGGGCGCTGTAG
- the metG gene encoding methionine--tRNA ligase, translated as MSEKIPTKDRIIVTSALPYSEAVPHLGNFVGSILPADVFAKYLEMKGEDYIFICGSDQHGTPIEIMALKKGVEPMQLSNEVHEEIKKVLSDFECNFTYYGKTDSEQNKAAVYELIGALSKNGCLTETERTQPYCLVDKRILTDRFIEGTCPYCGASDARGDQCDNCGHLLDPSDLIKPHCVICGSEKIEFRKTKNLALDFPKLQPDILAFVRSHSKNNWSKNAVNKTLSYIEQGLKPRDITRDMSFGFPVPIKGFEGKKIYVWFDAVIGYIGITREWSDSKWKAYWKSPGTKLIQFMGKDNIEFHTMMWPGILIGANDGYVLPHTIMAYEYLNAKGLKFSKSRGIGLNMQNSLGIMPADYWRFALMHMLPENADSEFTIAGFVEIVNKIMNDKIGNLVNRTLTLQANNTALGCSPRRAEQVGAQIKEYMENFESVRMREALHNVIRIAELGNETMSAEEPWALAKKAQGSAEAAQKFKSVMGTLIDIVHVLGVLLYPFTPAASASILGYFGQRAVPTLKALDGPKQVTGSAGVRPIFRKVSAEEVKKMEKFSGA; from the coding sequence ATGTCCGAAAAAATACCAACCAAAGACAGAATAATAGTCACGTCCGCCCTGCCATACTCCGAGGCAGTGCCGCACCTCGGCAACTTCGTAGGCTCTATACTGCCTGCGGACGTCTTCGCCAAGTACCTTGAGATGAAGGGCGAGGACTACATATTCATATGCGGCTCGGACCAGCACGGCACGCCGATAGAGATCATGGCGCTTAAGAAGGGCGTAGAGCCCATGCAGCTATCCAATGAGGTGCACGAGGAGATAAAGAAGGTGCTTTCAGACTTCGAGTGCAACTTCACGTACTACGGAAAGACCGACTCGGAGCAGAACAAGGCAGCAGTATACGAACTGATTGGCGCGCTCAGCAAGAACGGCTGCCTGACCGAGACGGAACGCACCCAGCCTTACTGCCTGGTGGACAAGCGCATACTCACCGACAGGTTCATAGAAGGCACGTGCCCCTACTGCGGCGCCAGCGATGCGAGGGGCGACCAGTGCGACAACTGCGGGCACCTGCTCGATCCGAGCGACCTGATAAAGCCGCACTGCGTGATATGCGGCTCTGAAAAAATAGAGTTCAGGAAGACGAAGAACCTTGCACTTGACTTCCCGAAGCTGCAGCCTGACATACTTGCATTCGTAAGGTCGCATTCGAAGAACAACTGGAGCAAGAATGCTGTGAACAAGACGCTGAGCTACATCGAGCAGGGGCTCAAGCCGAGGGACATAACGCGCGACATGAGCTTCGGCTTCCCGGTGCCGATAAAGGGCTTCGAGGGCAAGAAGATATACGTCTGGTTCGACGCGGTAATAGGGTACATAGGCATAACGCGCGAGTGGTCGGACTCGAAATGGAAGGCCTACTGGAAAAGCCCTGGGACGAAGCTCATACAGTTCATGGGCAAGGACAACATAGAGTTCCACACGATGATGTGGCCCGGCATACTGATAGGCGCGAACGACGGCTATGTGCTACCGCACACGATAATGGCGTACGAGTACCTGAACGCCAAGGGCCTGAAGTTCTCGAAGAGCCGCGGCATAGGCCTGAACATGCAGAACTCGCTCGGCATAATGCCTGCTGACTATTGGCGCTTCGCGCTCATGCACATGCTTCCAGAGAACGCAGACTCTGAATTCACGATCGCGGGCTTCGTAGAGATAGTGAACAAGATAATGAACGACAAGATCGGCAACCTGGTGAACAGGACGCTCACCCTGCAAGCGAACAATACTGCGCTGGGATGTTCGCCAAGAAGGGCAGAGCAGGTCGGCGCGCAGATAAAGGAGTACATGGAAAACTTCGAGAGCGTGAGGATGCGCGAGGCCCTTCATAACGTGATACGCATAGCAGAGCTTGGCAACGAGACGATGAGTGCCGAAGAGCCATGGGCGCTCGCGAAGAAGGCGCAGGGAAGCGCAGAGGCGGCGCAGAAGTTCAAGTCAGTGATGGGCACGCTGATAGACATAGTGCACGTGCTCGGGGTGTTGCTCTATCCATTCACTCCTGCAGCTAGCGCTTCCATACTGGGCTATTTCGGCCAGCGCGCAGTCCCAACCCTGAAGGCGCTCGACGGGCCAAAGCAGGTTACAGGCTCTGCAGGAGTGCGGCCGATCTTCAGGAAGGTAAGTGCAGAAGAAGTCAAGAAGATGGAGAAGTTCTCCGGCGCGTAA
- the ftsZ gene encoding cell division protein FtsZ, producing MMDDQDEFVAKLAVVGVGGGGSNQINRLYASGIKSAKTIAVNTDVKHLNIVKADKKLLIGKEITRGLGAGGFPEIGMKCAEASQSEIAEAISGYDMVFVSAGMGGGTGGGAAPVIAKIAKEQGSLVVAFVTYPFALERSRRAKADWSLEQLSKNADTTIIIENDRLLSYAPNLPIEKAFELVDNIAANAVKGIADTVMMPSLINLDFADVRAVLRDGGSALINMGFGSGQDKVSKAVKSTTMHPLLNVDTSGGKSALVHVAGGMSLTIDEATKIGEGVTASLNPKANVIFGARLTPEMNDQIRVMSIITGVTPRFSGPVHMTESIGNTEFLSGIDRIY from the coding sequence ATGATGGACGACCAAGACGAATTCGTAGCGAAGCTGGCAGTCGTAGGAGTTGGAGGCGGAGGCAGCAACCAGATCAACAGGCTCTATGCGAGCGGCATAAAGAGCGCCAAGACTATAGCGGTCAATACTGACGTCAAGCACCTCAACATAGTCAAGGCGGACAAGAAGCTGCTGATAGGCAAGGAGATAACGCGCGGCCTGGGCGCCGGAGGCTTCCCCGAGATCGGCATGAAGTGCGCCGAGGCGAGCCAGAGCGAGATAGCTGAGGCAATAAGCGGCTACGACATGGTGTTCGTGAGCGCAGGCATGGGCGGAGGCACGGGCGGCGGCGCAGCGCCGGTCATAGCAAAGATAGCTAAGGAGCAGGGCTCGCTCGTTGTGGCGTTCGTAACATACCCGTTCGCCCTTGAGAGGAGCAGGCGCGCCAAGGCAGACTGGTCGCTGGAGCAGCTCAGCAAGAATGCTGATACCACCATAATAATAGAGAACGACCGTTTGCTCAGCTATGCGCCCAACTTACCAATAGAGAAGGCGTTCGAATTGGTTGACAACATAGCTGCCAATGCAGTGAAGGGCATAGCGGACACAGTGATGATGCCCAGCCTGATAAACCTGGATTTCGCGGACGTGCGGGCGGTGCTGCGCGATGGCGGCTCAGCTCTGATAAACATGGGCTTCGGCTCTGGTCAGGACAAGGTAAGCAAGGCTGTAAAGTCAACTACGATGCACCCATTGCTCAACGTAGACACGTCAGGCGGAAAGAGCGCGCTGGTGCACGTGGCAGGCGGCATGTCGCTCACGATAGATGAGGCAACGAAGATAGGGGAGGGCGTCACGGCATCGCTCAATCCCAAAGCGAACGTGATATTCGGAGCCAGGCTAACGCCTGAGATGAACGACCAGATACGCGTGATGTCGATAATAACAGGCGTGACACCGAGGTTCAGCGGGCCGGTGCACATGACCGAAAGCATCGGCAACACAGAGTTCCTGTCGGGCATAGACCGCATCTACTGA
- a CDS encoding ATP-dependent DNA helicase codes for MDYLFRFERTRPFQKDMMDDITAALSSKRDILVNAPTGVGKTDAALSAALTYALNNDLDVFFLTPKISQHRIAVDVLSGIRSKFGLDFSFVDMVGKRTMCVNDKINAIENEAFYAACENLVKKERCPFFSRAKLTTNANELKDVVDASHNTLFGFSFDHGLCAYEIAAKLARDARVVVAGYPHILNPYTRSTFLKKIAHSVERSVIIWDEAHNILEAANSYFSNAISNYTIERASAELKSIGSPIDLSYLSFALKGMSERHLRTKAEAFIGIDDMPEEITAGSEQLTASLERAGLEFIEQSRAKRSSLMHLAKFLEEWKAESDSIARIMIRRNDRLRLTLSCLYPDRSVPVFGEAYSNIFMSATLVPLDMHANLLGVGDAMLKSYGSPFPQANRRVFIDASVTTKYEHRSQLEYKKIALNIMSIKARVPGNLAVFFPSFDVLDSVHRHMADVSIFRQRRDMKNVAVEQLITNFRESQDSMLFAVMGGSLSEGIDYPNNSIKGIVIVGIPLTKPDLELSAKISYINKKFTGRGSEYMYTIPAVIRAVQAAGRAIRSETDRAVIVLMDMRYGWRMYSSLVRNSIPIEDTRNYISRIDEFWKKAIESSRTTPLQDD; via the coding sequence ATGGACTACTTGTTCAGGTTCGAGCGCACGCGGCCGTTCCAGAAGGATATGATGGATGACATAACGGCTGCGCTCTCCTCAAAGCGCGACATACTGGTCAATGCCCCTACTGGCGTGGGCAAGACCGATGCAGCGCTCAGCGCTGCGCTCACCTATGCATTGAACAATGACCTCGACGTGTTCTTCCTTACGCCTAAGATATCGCAGCACAGGATTGCGGTGGATGTGCTATCAGGCATACGCTCCAAGTTCGGCCTCGACTTCAGCTTCGTGGACATGGTGGGCAAGCGAACCATGTGCGTGAACGACAAGATCAACGCCATAGAGAACGAGGCGTTCTATGCAGCGTGCGAGAATCTGGTAAAGAAGGAACGTTGCCCGTTCTTCTCAAGGGCAAAGCTCACGACCAACGCGAACGAGCTGAAGGACGTGGTTGACGCAAGCCACAACACACTCTTCGGGTTCTCGTTCGACCACGGCCTCTGCGCCTATGAGATTGCAGCAAAGCTCGCGCGCGACGCACGCGTTGTGGTTGCCGGCTACCCTCACATACTGAACCCGTACACAAGGAGCACCTTCCTGAAGAAGATAGCGCACAGCGTGGAGCGCAGCGTAATCATATGGGACGAGGCGCACAACATCCTTGAAGCCGCGAACTCTTACTTCAGCAACGCGATATCAAACTACACGATAGAGAGGGCGTCTGCCGAGCTCAAGTCTATCGGCAGCCCGATAGACCTCAGCTACCTCTCGTTCGCGCTGAAGGGCATGTCCGAGAGGCACCTCAGAACAAAGGCCGAGGCGTTCATCGGCATTGACGACATGCCGGAAGAGATAACCGCAGGCTCGGAGCAGCTCACGGCCTCGCTGGAGCGCGCAGGGCTCGAGTTCATAGAGCAGAGCAGGGCCAAGCGCTCGTCGCTGATGCACCTGGCGAAGTTCCTTGAGGAATGGAAGGCTGAATCGGACTCCATAGCTCGCATAATGATCCGCAGGAACGACAGGCTGCGCCTGACGCTCAGCTGCCTCTACCCCGATCGCTCGGTGCCGGTGTTCGGCGAAGCGTACTCGAACATATTCATGAGCGCCACGCTGGTGCCGCTGGATATGCATGCGAATCTCCTCGGCGTGGGTGATGCGATGCTGAAGAGCTACGGCTCCCCGTTCCCGCAGGCGAACAGGCGCGTCTTCATAGACGCAAGCGTGACTACGAAGTACGAGCACAGGTCGCAGCTGGAATACAAAAAGATAGCCTTGAACATAATGTCGATAAAGGCAAGGGTGCCTGGCAACCTGGCCGTTTTCTTCCCCAGCTTCGACGTGCTGGACAGCGTGCACAGGCACATGGCAGACGTATCGATATTCAGGCAGCGCCGCGACATGAAGAACGTCGCCGTTGAGCAGCTGATCACCAATTTCAGGGAAAGCCAAGACAGCATGCTCTTCGCGGTCATGGGAGGCAGCCTAAGCGAGGGCATAGACTATCCGAACAACTCAATAAAGGGCATAGTGATAGTGGGCATACCCCTAACGAAGCCCGATCTGGAGCTGAGCGCCAAGATAAGTTACATCAACAAGAAGTTCACAGGCAGGGGCAGCGAATACATGTACACCATACCTGCCGTGATAAGGGCCGTGCAGGCAGCGGGCAGGGCGATACGCAGCGAGACCGACCGCGCCGTGATAGTGCTGATGGACATGCGCTACGGCTGGCGCATGTATTCCAGCCTAGTAAGGAATTCGATACCTATAGAAGACACCAGGAACTACATCTCGCGTATCGACGAGTTCTGGAAAAAGGCCATAGAAAGCAGCCGCACAACGCCTTTGCAGGATGATTGA